In a single window of the Rhinoraja longicauda isolate Sanriku21f chromosome 10, sRhiLon1.1, whole genome shotgun sequence genome:
- the trappc6b gene encoding trafficking protein particle complex subunit 6b gives MNKQEMADEALFQLLHTEMVSYVYKWAEQGEMESGRYVTKLENMGFRVGQGLIERFTKDTARFKDELDVMKFICKDFWTSVFKKQIDNLRTNHQGIYVLQDNKFRLLTQMSAGKQYLEHAPKYLAFTCGLVRGALSNLGIKSIVTVEVTTMPACKFQVMIQKM, from the exons ATGAACAAGCAAGAGATGGCGGACGAGGCTCTCTTCCAGCTGTTGCACACCGAGATGGTTTCCTACGTGTACAAGTGGGCGGAACAGGGAGAGATG GAAAGTGGAAGATATGTCACTAAACTGGAAAACATGGGATTCAGAGTTGGACAAGGACTAATAGAGAG GTTTACTAAAGATACAGCACGATTCAAAGATGAATTGGATGTTATGAAATTCATTTGTAAAGACTTCTGGACAAGTGTATTTAAAAAACAGATTGATAATCTTCGGACCAACCATCAG GGTATTTATGTACTTCAAGACAACAAGTTCCGCCTCTTGACTCAGATGTCTGCAGGGAAGCAATACCTGGAACATGCACCCAAG TATTTGGCATTTACTTGTGGGCTGGTTAGAGGTGCCTTATCGAACttgggaattaaaagtattgtgacAGTGGAAGTTACTACAATGCCAGCAT